The Actinocatenispora sera genome has a window encoding:
- a CDS encoding DUF397 domain-containing protein, producing MEAVVATPDLTNARWFKSTRSANNGTCVEVAFVGDAVAARDSKNPTGPALVVTPAAWTAFLSTVRR from the coding sequence ATGGAGGCCGTCGTGGCCACGCCCGATCTCACCAACGCCCGCTGGTTCAAGTCCACCCGCAGCGCCAACAACGGCACCTGCGTCGAGGTTGCCTTCGTCGGCGACGCCGTGGCGGCCCGCGACAGCAAGAACCCCACCGGCCCCGCCCTCGTCGTCACCCCCGCCGCCTGGACCGCCTTCCTCAGCACGGTTCGCCGCTGA
- a CDS encoding SulP family inorganic anion transporter, with translation MAASGPDGGRRRWGFVFPSFAGYRPAWLRADLIAGVTVWAVLVPESLAYAGIAGVSPVVGLYAAVPALVLYLLFGSSRHLIVGPMSATAALSAGIVGGMAKGATAGYVALTAALALMVGVVGVVAGLLRFGFVASFISAPVLKGFIIGLALTIIVGQLPALFGVSKGEGDFFRKLGHVVGQLGHAQPATVAIGLGSLAVLLVLKRWLPLVPGALVVVVAGILLATTLRLDQHGVDIVGKVDSGLPHLGVPQHLPGPHSYVQLAGPAIGVLLVGFVEGLGAAKTYAAQHGYEVDPNAELIGIGAANLGSGLASGMVVNGSLSKTAVNGGAGARSQLSGATVAGLTLLTLLFLTGLFENLPEATLAAVVIAAVVELVDFGSLRELWRVSTRGLGRVYGKAARADFVAALAALAGVVVFDTLPGLFIGISVALLLLLYRSSRPNVAVLGRRPDRLDAWIDVERDPHAVPPDDALVCRIESGLFFANADFVRTRIRALAAQRPVRMVVVDAETVPFVDVTAAQMFGQLHAELARSGADLRFARNVGQARDVLRRTRTVELHVYRDIPTALAAPPPDRPTEPDRPRPDRPEPPPGRPARP, from the coding sequence GTGGCCGCGAGCGGGCCGGACGGTGGACGCCGCCGGTGGGGGTTCGTGTTCCCGTCGTTCGCCGGGTACCGGCCGGCGTGGTTGCGCGCCGACCTGATCGCCGGTGTCACGGTCTGGGCGGTGCTGGTACCGGAATCGCTGGCGTACGCGGGGATCGCCGGCGTCTCGCCGGTCGTCGGGCTGTACGCGGCGGTGCCGGCGCTGGTGCTGTACCTGCTGTTCGGCTCGTCCCGGCACCTGATCGTGGGGCCGATGTCGGCGACCGCGGCGCTGTCCGCCGGGATCGTCGGCGGCATGGCGAAGGGCGCTACCGCAGGCTACGTCGCGCTGACCGCGGCGCTGGCTCTGATGGTCGGCGTCGTCGGCGTCGTCGCCGGGCTGCTGCGGTTCGGGTTCGTCGCCTCGTTCATCTCCGCGCCGGTGTTGAAGGGCTTCATCATCGGCCTGGCGCTGACCATCATCGTCGGTCAGCTGCCGGCGCTGTTCGGCGTCAGCAAGGGGGAGGGGGACTTCTTCCGCAAGCTGGGCCACGTGGTCGGCCAACTGGGGCACGCGCAACCGGCGACGGTGGCGATCGGGCTCGGTTCGCTCGCCGTACTGCTGGTGCTGAAGCGGTGGCTGCCACTGGTACCGGGTGCGCTGGTGGTCGTGGTCGCGGGGATCCTGCTGGCGACCACGCTGCGGCTGGACCAGCACGGCGTCGACATCGTCGGCAAGGTCGACTCCGGGCTGCCGCATCTCGGTGTGCCGCAACACCTTCCGGGGCCGCACAGCTACGTCCAGCTGGCCGGACCGGCGATCGGCGTACTGCTGGTGGGGTTCGTCGAGGGCCTCGGGGCGGCGAAGACGTACGCGGCGCAGCACGGGTACGAGGTGGATCCGAACGCCGAGCTGATCGGGATCGGCGCGGCCAACCTCGGTAGCGGCCTGGCGTCCGGGATGGTGGTCAACGGCAGCCTGTCCAAGACCGCGGTGAACGGCGGCGCGGGCGCGAGATCGCAGTTGTCCGGCGCCACCGTGGCCGGCCTGACACTGCTCACCCTGCTGTTCCTGACCGGGCTGTTCGAGAATTTGCCGGAGGCGACCCTGGCCGCGGTGGTGATCGCCGCGGTCGTCGAGCTGGTCGACTTCGGCTCGCTGCGCGAGCTGTGGCGGGTGTCGACCCGCGGGCTGGGCCGCGTCTACGGCAAGGCGGCGCGGGCCGACTTCGTCGCCGCGCTGGCGGCGCTCGCCGGCGTCGTCGTCTTCGACACCCTGCCGGGCCTGTTCATCGGGATCTCGGTGGCGCTGCTGCTGTTGCTGTACCGGTCGTCGCGGCCCAACGTCGCGGTGCTCGGCCGGCGCCCGGACCGGCTCGACGCGTGGATCGACGTCGAGCGCGACCCACACGCGGTACCGCCGGACGACGCGCTGGTGTGCCGGATCGAGTCCGGCCTGTTCTTCGCCAACGCGGACTTCGTGCGCACCCGGATCCGTGCGCTCGCCGCACAACGGCCGGTGCGGATGGTCGTCGTGGACGCGGAGACCGTACCGTTCGTGGACGTCACCGCGGCCCAGATGTTCGGCCAGCTGCACGCCGAGCTGGCCCGCTCCGGCGCCGACCTGAGGTTCGCCCGCAACGTCGGTCAGGCGCGCGACGTGTTGCGCCGTACCAGGACCGTCGAGCTGCACGTCTACCGCGACATCCCCACCGCCCTCGCCGCCCCGCCGCCGGACCGGCCGACGGAACCGGACCGACCGCGCCCGGACCGGCCCGAGCCGCCGCCGGGCCGGCCCGCTCGCCCATGA
- a CDS encoding type VII secretion protein EccE, which translates to MTMNEPPSRVRAVARISAEPAAASRPVTFLRRRRHGYLGPVNVLQLVLIEVLIVGILLLLGQSMYALIGGIVLSVAIVVITFARSGGRWWVERMLLRRQYLRRKTGRQPAADDKRLVALRRLVPDLTVRTVEGPNGIDVGIGRDGAGSFAVVAVVPPQGVNGDALGQVPLTKLASLAQDAEQPGAVVQVVRHTLPVRAGGAAGESYRELVAKFGLTSAADQATWVAIRFDARAVAEASVGGADESEQVPVMLGALVRRVGKALRRAGLDFQVLNSDGLLDALTRSCELSQSAAGGPTPAVKERWTAWQSTSLAHACFWVSSWPGLRDSGPFLDAMSRVPAALTSLSIVLAPYEELIEVRCLLRVAAEPELLAQTCTAVKQAVSRAGGSVFRLDGEQAPAVYATAPTGGGAR; encoded by the coding sequence ATGACGATGAACGAGCCGCCGTCGCGGGTGCGCGCGGTGGCGCGGATCAGCGCCGAGCCCGCCGCCGCGAGCCGGCCGGTGACGTTCCTGCGCCGCCGGCGGCACGGCTACCTCGGCCCGGTCAACGTGCTGCAACTCGTGCTCATCGAGGTGCTGATCGTCGGGATCCTGCTGCTGCTCGGGCAGTCGATGTACGCGCTCATCGGCGGCATCGTGCTCAGCGTCGCGATCGTGGTGATCACGTTCGCCCGGTCGGGCGGCCGCTGGTGGGTGGAGCGGATGTTGCTGCGCCGCCAGTACCTGCGCCGCAAGACCGGGCGCCAGCCGGCCGCCGACGACAAGCGGCTGGTCGCCCTCCGGCGGCTCGTCCCCGACCTGACCGTACGGACCGTCGAAGGTCCGAACGGCATCGATGTCGGGATCGGCCGGGACGGCGCCGGCTCGTTCGCGGTGGTGGCCGTCGTCCCGCCCCAGGGCGTGAACGGCGACGCGCTCGGCCAGGTACCGCTCACCAAGCTCGCCAGCCTGGCGCAGGACGCCGAACAGCCGGGCGCGGTGGTCCAGGTGGTTCGGCACACCCTGCCGGTCCGGGCCGGCGGCGCCGCCGGTGAGTCGTACCGGGAGCTCGTCGCGAAGTTCGGTCTGACCAGCGCGGCCGACCAGGCCACCTGGGTGGCGATCCGGTTCGACGCCCGGGCGGTGGCCGAGGCGTCGGTCGGCGGCGCGGACGAGTCCGAGCAGGTCCCGGTCATGCTGGGCGCCCTGGTTCGCCGGGTCGGCAAGGCGCTGCGCCGGGCCGGCCTCGACTTCCAGGTGCTCAACAGCGACGGCCTGCTGGACGCGTTGACCCGCTCCTGCGAGCTGAGCCAGTCCGCCGCCGGCGGGCCGACCCCCGCGGTCAAGGAGCGCTGGACCGCGTGGCAGTCGACCAGCCTGGCGCACGCGTGCTTCTGGGTCAGCTCCTGGCCCGGGCTGCGCGACAGCGGCCCGTTCCTCGACGCGATGAGCCGGGTGCCGGCCGCGCTGACCAGCCTGTCCATCGTCCTCGCCCCGTACGAGGAGCTGATCGAGGTGCGCTGCCTGCTGCGGGTGGCGGCGGAGCCCGAACTGCTCGCCCAAACCTGCACGGCGGTGAAGCAGGCGGTCTCCCGGGCCGGCGGCAGCGTGTTCCGGCTCGACGGCGAACAGGCACCAGCGGTGTACGCGACCGCGCCGACTGGCGGCGGTGCGCGATGA
- a CDS encoding DUF2809 domain-containing protein, with translation MSFSVRWIRLTLVALAVVFALSAYGIRAVLDGPIEQYSGAALSGAIVYAIVLFIRPSITPWIAGVIAVAYCWFIEFSQLTAIPATISAHSWFAGQLVGARFDLVDVAWYPIGIVLYMAVHWYLRTRSTRTADAR, from the coding sequence ATGTCGTTCTCGGTACGGTGGATTCGGCTGACGTTGGTGGCGTTGGCAGTCGTCTTCGCGTTGTCCGCCTACGGGATCCGCGCGGTGCTGGACGGGCCGATCGAGCAGTACTCGGGTGCCGCGCTGTCGGGCGCCATCGTGTACGCGATCGTGCTCTTCATCCGTCCCTCGATCACCCCGTGGATCGCCGGCGTCATCGCCGTTGCGTACTGCTGGTTCATCGAGTTCTCGCAGCTCACCGCGATTCCTGCGACGATCTCCGCGCACAGCTGGTTCGCCGGTCAGCTGGTGGGCGCCCGGTTCGACCTCGTCGACGTCGCCTGGTACCCGATCGGCATCGTCCTGTACATGGCCGTGCACTGGTACCTCCGCACCCGCTCCACAAGAACGGCCGACGCCCGCTGA
- a CDS encoding MBL fold metallo-hydrolase, whose translation MPDPVATPSLLACCSAAAGLAAGMVRPRRRDERLLASITDAGLPSPSRTVRVTALPQVPREVPTPMIVEGTFAPRRITNALTSFVVQHPEATFLVDPSVCRDAEHRAIAQLPAVLRMAVRPPADTVATVDALDSLPQLPKPDFALPTHAHWDHVCGLLDFPGLPVRLHRAEREWVLTGPVAPVGGVRDGLRDRTLVDYELDGPPVSTFTRSHDLFGDGTVVLVDLAGHTPGSVGVLAHTERGWLLLAGDAAWHQLQIDTVRQKASYPGNFADADRDATFRTLHRLHLARRHLTIVPTHDPTATSHLLPGDR comes from the coding sequence ATGCCTGATCCGGTAGCCACACCGAGCCTGCTCGCCTGCTGTTCCGCCGCCGCGGGGCTGGCCGCCGGGATGGTACGGCCGCGCCGGCGCGACGAGCGGCTGCTCGCCTCGATCACCGACGCCGGCCTGCCGAGCCCGAGCCGTACGGTGCGGGTGACGGCGCTGCCGCAGGTGCCCCGGGAGGTACCGACCCCGATGATCGTCGAGGGCACCTTCGCCCCGAGGCGGATCACGAACGCGCTGACCTCGTTCGTTGTCCAGCATCCAGAAGCGACGTTCCTGGTCGACCCGAGCGTGTGCCGGGACGCCGAGCACCGGGCGATCGCCCAACTCCCCGCGGTACTGCGGATGGCGGTACGCCCGCCCGCCGATACGGTGGCCACCGTCGACGCGCTGGATTCCCTGCCACAGCTACCGAAGCCGGACTTCGCGCTGCCCACGCACGCGCACTGGGACCACGTGTGCGGCCTCCTCGACTTCCCGGGTCTGCCGGTACGGCTGCACCGCGCCGAACGCGAGTGGGTGCTGACCGGCCCGGTCGCGCCGGTCGGCGGGGTACGCGACGGGCTACGTGACCGTACGCTCGTCGACTACGAACTGGACGGGCCGCCGGTGTCCACCTTCACCCGCAGCCACGACCTGTTCGGCGACGGCACCGTCGTTCTGGTCGACCTCGCCGGCCACACCCCGGGCAGCGTCGGCGTGCTCGCACACACCGAACGCGGCTGGCTGCTGCTCGCCGGCGACGCCGCCTGGCACCAGCTGCAGATCGACACCGTCCGGCAGAAGGCCAGCTACCCCGGCAACTTCGCCGACGCGGACCGCGACGCCACCTTCCGCACCCTGCACCGCCTGCACCTGGCCCGCCGCCACCTCACCATCGTCCCCACCCACGACCCCACCGCCACCAGCCACCTGCTCCCCGGGGATCGCTGA
- a CDS encoding MerR family transcriptional regulator — protein sequence MKIGDAAVALGIAAHVLRHWESLGLLAPTRTSSGHRSYDDQTLDQARMIRTLQRAGLSLDQIRRIARGDNADRAALIDTKRAEIHDRIDLLRAADGFLTHIVTCRHPVLADCPDCSQFLARQYRPALGT from the coding sequence GTGAAGATCGGTGATGCGGCGGTCGCGTTGGGCATTGCCGCGCACGTACTGCGGCACTGGGAGTCGCTCGGGTTGCTGGCGCCGACGCGCACCTCGTCCGGCCACCGCAGCTACGACGACCAGACCCTGGACCAGGCTCGGATGATCAGGACCCTGCAGCGCGCCGGGCTCTCGCTGGATCAGATCCGGCGCATCGCTCGGGGTGACAACGCCGACCGGGCCGCGCTGATCGACACCAAGCGCGCCGAGATCCACGACCGGATCGACCTGCTCCGTGCCGCCGACGGTTTCCTCACCCACATCGTGACCTGCCGCCATCCCGTCCTCGCCGACTGCCCCGACTGCAGCCAGTTCCTGGCCCGCCAGTACCGTCCGGCCCTGGGTACCTGA